A genomic segment from Lutzomyia longipalpis isolate SR_M1_2022 chromosome 3, ASM2433408v1 encodes:
- the LOC129792141 gene encoding 39S ribosomal protein L42, mitochondrial: MFASSMRITKISSSFSCVFRNFASVKHPIGAQNLVESIAVTDDGSTFVAWHPKTQFPYEFSKPIPPPVVRDNSSLLKDNAINTAMQAFKGKHAEVAREELMRITHTTKHRWFPRARDKKAKKDTPMDRPYL, encoded by the coding sequence ATGTTCGCCTCCTCAATGAGGATTACGAAGATTTCTTCGAGTTTTTCATGCGTTTTCCGCAATTTTGCATCAGTTAAACACCCAATTGGTGCTCAAAATTTAGTCGAATCCATAGCAGTAACAGATGATGGATCAACATTTGTAGCATGGCACCCCAAAACGCAGTTTCCGTATGAATTCAGCAAACCCATCCCGCCACCAGTTGTTCGGGACAATTCATCCCTTTTGAAGGATAATGCCATCAACACAGCAATGCAGGCTTTCAAGGGGAAGCACGCGGAAGTTGCTCGTGAAGAATTGATGCGAATCACGCACACCACCAAACACCGATGGTTCCCAAGAGCTCGTGATAAAAAGGCTAAGAAGGATACTCCAATGGATAGGCCGTACTTGTAG
- the LOC129792124 gene encoding uncharacterized protein LOC129792124, which translates to MSKKLLFLFFVITIFCVIYSVAEEISDKSDKDTEITPRRRKHLYSALFPLVGLGGLHAISAFVAIKLKLVIVFILIVATAFFGFKVWTGGALFGCKNHGPEIIHEGPIIPYDSGHIVPHTSPDFSYSGGYSGPDPYSAWNPETIGSGPPSGGEIHHDHHDHHDHLDFHHDDHHDAPDIQHSKRRVAYQGTAGARQSSGGFDWTSLAFAVLGVDTMVCRKRFTCEMEVQSKNNPFFGFAYNYLSRGMWSEYRNYPEIPHSLSDCARLFKECYSPADDQVNEKNTTEEESSTDESIEDVVTPEANDESSESLGRQMLMRRISRKLHESENRQ; encoded by the exons ATGtcgaaaaaacttttatttttattttttgtgattacCATCTTTTGTGTGATTTATTCTGTAGCCGAGGAGATCagtgataaaagtgataaGGATACGGAAATTACACCACGGCGACGGAAACACCTATATAGTGCACTAT TTCCTCTCGTTGGGCTGGGTGGTCTACATGCGATCTCAGCATTTGTAGCTATAAAATTGAAGCTCGTCATTGTATTCATCTTGATTGTGGCGACGGCATTCTTTGGATTTAAAGTATGGACCGGAGGTGCCCTTTTCGGTTGCAAAAATCACGGCCCAGAAATTATTCATGAGGGCCCCATTATTCCCTATGATAG TGGGCACATTGTTCCCCACACATCCCCAGATTTTTCCTACAGTGGCGGGTACTCAGGTCCTGATCCCTATAGTGCTTGGAATCCTGAAACAATAGGTTCAGGTCCACCATCTGGTGGGGAAATTCATCATGATCACCACGATCACCATGATCATCTCGATTTTCACCATGATGATCATCATGATGCTCCCGATATACAACATTCTAAGCGTCGGGTTGCCTATCAGGGCACTGCAGGTGCTAGacaaag ctctgGTGGATTTGATTGGACAAGTCTAGCATTTGCTGTCCTAGGAGTGGATACAATGGTGTGCCGAAAGAGATTCACGTGCGAGATGGAAGTTCAATCGAAGAATAATCCATTCTTTGGATTTGCCTACAACTACCTGAGTCGAGGAATGTGGTCAGAATATCGGAATTACCCAGAGATACCACATAGTCTATCGGACTGTGCGAGGCTCTTCAAGGAATGCTACTCCCCCGCAGATGATCAAGTTAATGAGAAGAATACCACTGAGGAGGAAAGCAGCACTGATGAGTCAATTGAGGATGTTGTAACACCTGAAGCGAATGATGAAAGTTCTGAAAGCTTAGGACGTCAGATGTTGATGAGACGAATCAGTAGAAAGCTGCATGAAAGTGAAAATCGTCAATAG
- the LOC129792120 gene encoding cyclin-dependent kinase 10 codes for MERFLRTKSNEVPLKRSNIMISLKTGEPMEIPETDILGRSRSVSEFEKLNRIGEGTYGIVYRARDTKTNEIVALKKVRMDQEKDGLPISGLREIMILKTCQHENIVQLREVVVGRSLESIFLSLEYCEQDLASLLDNMQTNFSESQVKCLILQVLRGVKYLHENFIIHRDLKVSNLLLTDKGTIKIADFGLAKHFGIPAKASTPQVVTLWYRAPELLLGSKIQSTAVDIWAVGCILGELLGHKPLLPGTTEIGQLELIVDLLGTPSDAIWPEFSLLPAVQNFTLKQQPYNNLKQRFPWLSAAGLRLLNFLFMYDPKKRATAEECIQSSYFKEIPFPCDPKLMPTFPHHRNLKVGGSSSVPKAAQEPGVSSTTEPTISFSLPISELLGNIVKKRKHE; via the exons ATGGAGAGATTTTTGAGAACAAAATCAAACGAAGTTCCATTGAAGCGTTCCAACATAATGATTTCCCTCAAAACCGGTGAACCAATGGAAATCCCTGAGACTGATATT ctTGGACGTAGTAGAAGTGTTTCggaatttgagaaattaaacCGAATTGGAGAAGGAACTTATGGCATTGTTT acagAGCCAGAGACACGAAAACCAATGAAATTGTTGCCCTGAAAAAAGTAAGGATGGATCAGGAGAAGGATGGTTTACCCATTAGCGGATTGCGTGAAATTATGATTCTCAAAACATGCCAACATGAGAATATCGTGCAACTCCGAGAAGTTGTAGTTGGGCGGAGTTTAGAGagtattttcctatctttgGAGTACTGTGAGCAGGATTTAGCATCCCTCCTGGATAATATGCAAACAAATTTCTCAGAATCTCAAGTTAAATGCCTCATCCTTCAAGTATTGCGGGGTGTTAAGTATTTGCATGAGAACTTTATAATTCACAGAGATTTAAAGGTTTCAAATCTCCTCCTGACGGATAAGGGAACAATTAAGATTGCCGATTTTGGCTTAGCAAAGCATTTTGGGATTCCCGCAAAGGCATCAACACCGCAAGTTGTGACTCTGTGGTATCGTGCCCCGGAATTGCTTCTTGGGTCGAAAATTCAATCAACTGCCGTGGATATTTGGGCTGTGGGATGCATACTGGGGGAATTGCTGGGGCATAAACCCCTACTGCCGGGTACAACGGAAATTGGGCAATTGGAACTGATTGTTGACCTCCTTGGGACACCATCTGATGCAATTTGGCCGGAATTTTCCCTCCTACCAGCTGTGCAGAATTTCACCCTAAAACAACAACCCTACAACAATCTCAAACAGAGATTCCCATGGCTCTCAGCTGCAGGATTGAGACTACTCAATTTCCTCTTTATGTATGACCCAAAGAAGAGGGCAACGGCAGAAGAATGTATCCAAAGTAGCTACTTCAAGGAAATTCCCTTTC CTTGTGATCCAAAATTAATGCCAACCTTTCCACATCATCGCAATCTGAAAGTTGGGGGGAGTTCTTCCGTGCCAAAAGCTGCCCAGGAGCCGGGTGTTAGTTCAACCACCGAACCCACAATCTCCTTCAGCTTACCAATTTCTGAACTTCTTGGAAATAttgttaagaaaagaaaacacgaATAA
- the LOC129792086 gene encoding BOS complex subunit NOMO1: MIRITFIEFSLIVLLIPLKLLTCEEILGCGGFIKSHASIDFSKVEIKLFTKQGSLKDKTDCSPSNGYYFLPLYDKGEYILKISPPPGWSFEPEEVKLDFNGETDICSQGRDVNFAFRGFGISGRIAILGQPHLGAQGVHVELHDSSNSKADVRLTTTDSSGSFFFTPVIPGLYKIRVHHDKWYFEKTEIAVEVNTGNTELPENSLQVSGFDIMGTVLSDGQSFGNIAIALLPEKGMKHSPKCISSQYTSTISSERGYSEMPLCVSMSDNETGSFTFSGVNPGKYLVKPFFPQSDVIYNIEPDAIEVTVEKDTVELRRHFEVKGFSVTGRILTNAINGKGVKNAMVKLNGLDVALTQDDGSYKFENIKSGTFTIQVTAENVQFTDQNVEIAAGNPRIPDIIVSEFKVCGQVVSSVSHRVVIKDLQEIFHVDLETPAGGSGGWCTYLPNGKYTVQVLLSDEEKMAGIQFIPKIQNINVNSSPLSGIVFRQLRATVVGDVKCLPDAKDSSGCKDITINLNSLDMSGNDNGQYISAVLKNGKYTFTDVMPGKYEASVQDTSLCWETSRYAFVVQSATETIPTFIHSGFKVTIIASHVVKMKYRWEKAPANATELVEKDLQIGLNFFCVPKEGVYNVEFDWNHQYDPKEIPKTFSTGATTPYFVTFSKHRSIFGRIEPPVEGARVKLHFPGNSEMADVETESNNRGEFKFTNVDASVEIEITATKESYEFTAFNRNTNTINAKKLCEIVATVRDDAGNLLSGVLLSLSGGESYRKNLVTGDDGVIKFHSLSPSEYFLRPMMKEYKFDPASKIIDVQEGSTTFVDLTGRRISFSIFGIVTTLNGEPFPNVLVEAFAQAPCPNHQEETNSEANGHFRIRGLQPGCTYDVQVKKGGGAGGNIQVDRTIPAKHKIEMKNADVKDASIIAISPLEFIDVTARVMASNNNHYKSLKISLFKKGNMDKPVYSQRIDSPLNPKSNINPGIMVFFPRIPFDGKSTYIVDLKTSLSEKNFKFNQPVAQFIANESTIFIELNFNADVRTTDGDLNPNSIVALVLILLIGFGFLKQDLVIELGRILWNKLNTIIQEAIDRRRKNEISKFDENFDEKELERLAKSINSVKKKKIKKIN; the protein is encoded by the exons ATAGATTTTTCCAAAGTGGAGATAAAATT GTTTACTAAACAAGGAAGTCTCAAGGATAAGACTGATTGCTCACCATCGAATGGATACTATTTCTTGCCACTGTATGACAAGGGCGAGTACATCCTCAAGATATCACCCCCACCTGGATGGAGTTTTGAACCGGAAGAAGttaaattggattttaatGGTGAAACGGACATTTGCAGCCAGGGGCGTGATGTTAATTTTGCATTCAGGGGCTTTGGTATCAGTGGACGCATTGCAATTCTCGGGCAACCACATTTGGGAGCACAGGGTGTACACGTTGAACTGCACGACTCCTCCAACAGTAAGGCCGATGTTCGTTTAACGACAACTGATTCATCGGGAAGCTTCTTCTTTACACCCGTAATCCCGGGCTTGTACAAAATTCGGGTACATCATGATAAATGGTATTTTGAGAAGACTGAAATAGCCGTGGAGGTAAATACAGGTAATACCGAATTACCTGAAAATTCCCTCCAAGTATCGGGTTTCGATATTATGGGCACCGTCCTAAGTGATGGACAATCATTTGGTAATATTGCCATTGCCCTTCTCCCTGAGAAAGGTATGAAGCATAGTCCAAAGTGCATAAGTTCCCAATACACGAGCACCATTAGTAGTGAACGTGGTTACTCGGAAATGCCACTATGTGTGAGCATGAGTGACAACGAGACGGGTTCTTTTACATTTAGCGGTGTTAATCCTGGGAAATATCTTGTGAAACCATTCTTCCCTCAATCCGACGTTATTTACAACATTGAACCCGACGCCATTGAGGTGACCGTTGAAAAGGACACCGTTGAACTGAGGCGGCATTTCGAAGTTAAAGGATTCAGTGTAACTGGAAGAATACTCACCAATGCAATTAATGGTAAAGGTGTTAAGAATGCCATGGTTAAGCTCAATGGGCTCGATGTTGCTCTCACGCAAGACGATGGATCgtataaatttgaaaatataaaatcggGGACATTCACAATTCAAGTAACTGCAGAAAATGTTCAGTTTACTGATCAAAATGTTGAGATTGCTGCTGGTAATCCCAGAATCCCAGATATCATTGTCTCAGAGTTCAAAGTATGCGGGCAGGTGGTATCAAGTGTTAGTCATCGTGTTGTCATCAAGGATTTACAGGAGATCTTTCATGTGGATTTAGAGACACCAGCTGGTGGTTCTGGGGGGTGGTGCACATACCTACCCAATGGCAAGTACACCGTTCAGGTGTTGCTGTctgatgaggaaaaaatggcaggaatacaatttattcccaaaatacaaaatatcaaTGTTAACTCCTCACCTCTATCTGGAATTGTTTTTCGACAACTCCGTGCCACTGTTGTGGGTGATGTTAAGTGCCTACCAGATGCTAAAGATAGTAGCGGATGCAAGGACATCACAATTAATCTCAATTCCCTCGATATGAGTGGCAATGATAATGGGCAGTACATTAGTGCTGTGCTCAAAAATGGCAAATACACCTTCACCGATGTTATGCCGGGAAAATATGAAGCAAGTGTCCAAGATACATCACTATGCTGGGAAACATCCCGGTATGCCTTTGTGGTGCAATCTGCCACCGAAACCATCCCAACATTCATTCATAGTGGCTTCAAAGTAACCATAATCGCAAGTCATGTGGTTAAGATGAAGTATCGTTGGGAGAAAGCACCAGCAAATGCCACAGAGCTAGTTGAGAAGGATCTACAGATTGGGCTGAATTTCTTCTGTGTCCCCAAGGAGGGGGTGTATAATGTTGAATTTGATTGGAATCACCAGTATGATCCGAAAGAGATTCCCAAAACTTTCTCAACAGGTGCAACAACACCCTATTTCGTGACCTTCTCGAAGCATCGCAGTATATTTGGACGGATTGAGCCACCCGTTGAGGGAGCTCGTGTTAAATTACATTTCCCAGGGAATTCAGAAATGGCTGATGTTGAAACAGAGAGCAACAACCGGGGAGAGTTTAAATTTACAAATGTTGATGCATCGGTGGAAATTGAAATAACGGCCACGAAGGAATCATACGAATTTACAGCCTTCAACAGGAATACAAATACAATCAATGCGAAGAAATTGTGCGAAATTGTGGCAACAGTTCGTGATGATGCTGGAAATCTCCTATCGGGCGTTCTCCTATCACTATCTGGTGGAGAGAGTTATCGGAAAAATCTTGTCACGGGAGATGATGGTGTGATAAAGTTCCATTCTCTCTCACcgagtgaatattttttgcggCCCATGATGAAGGAGTACAAATTCGATCCTGCCTCGAAGATTATTGATGTCCAAGAAGGATCAACTACGTTTGTTGATCTCACCGGACGACGTATATCCTTCTCAATTTTCGGCATTGTTACCACACTCAACGGGGAACCCTTCCCGAATGTTCTCGTTGAAGCCTTTGCCCAAGCACCATGCCCAAATCATCAAGAGGAGACAAATTCAGAGGCAAATGGACATTTTAGAATTCGTGGATTACAACCTGGATGTACGTATGATGTCCAGGTGAAGAAGGGAGGGGGAGCAGGAGGAAATATTCAAGTTGATCGAACAATTCCTGCaaagcataaaattgaaatgaagaaTGCCGATGTAAAAGATGCATCAATCATTGCAATTAGTCCTCTTGAATTTATAGACGTTACAGCGCGTGTAATGGCATCAAACAATAATCACTACAAATCCCTAAAGATTTCCCTCTTCAAGAAAGGCAATATGGACAAACCCGTGTACTCGCAACGCATTGATAGTCCCCTTAATCCCAAAAGTAACATTAATCCAGGTATAATGGTCTTCTTCCCACGCATACCATTCGACGGGAAAAGCACCTACATCGTGGATCTAAAGACGAGTCTTTCagagaagaatttcaaatttaatcaaCCAGTTGCGCAATTTATCGCCAATGAGAgtacaattttcattgaattaaatttcaatgctGACGTCCGAACAACCGATGGGGATCTCAATCCAAATTCAATTGTAGCCCTTGTACTCATCCTACTCATTGGCTTTGGCTTCCTAAAGCAAGATTTGGTAATTGAATTGGGAAGAATTCtgtggaataaattgaataccATCATACAGGAGGCAATTGATAGAAGACGCAAAAATGAAATAAGTAAATTTGATGAAAACTTCGATGAGAAAGAACTCGAGAGGCTggcaaaatcaattaattctgttaaaaagaagaaaattaagaaaattaattaa